In Citrus sinensis cultivar Valencia sweet orange chromosome 4, DVS_A1.0, whole genome shotgun sequence, one DNA window encodes the following:
- the LOC102610619 gene encoding uncharacterized protein LOC102610619 isoform X2 → MAANGSKNPTRKQLIVSILCKHLSLDHVMKWIEFAESFPADSKACFDVLIKLNEELATKSVLLGNGLRTSEADVIVFSAVHSFVVGLANLDQGKMPHVMRWMDYIQSKEALGDLFGTISLEKPGFEPPLHGAKSAVDSNAKKTVQSTNNAEKSEAPSNLKSGDAKKGDTALQEKKKSVETEAVDKDKTKKAVGDKEAGQEKKKSSETAAVDKDKELSVSLLNIQVGLIRKSWKHPSADSLLVEEIDVGEAKLRQVVSGLAKYCNPDDLTNRRVALIINVKPGKLRDVMSEGLVLCASNEDHTNVEPLLPPEGAKIGERISFSGIDGKPEDVLNPKKKQLEKITPNLFTDDKGVATFKGIPFMTSAGPCTSSIPKASIK, encoded by the exons ATGGCCGCAAACGGCAGTAAGAATCCCACAAGGAAGCAGCTGATTGTATCAATTCTCTGCAAACACCTCTCTTTAGACCAT GTGATGAAGTGGATAGAGTTTGCAGAAAGTTTTCCTGCTGATTCTAAGGCATGCTTTGATGTTCTTATCAAGTTAAATGAAGAGTTGGCTACAAAATCTGTGCTTTTGGGCAATGGATTGAGAACTTCCGAAGCAGATGTTATTGTGTTTTCTGCAGTACATTCTTTTGTG GTAGGCCTTGCAAATTTGGACCAAGGAAAGATGCCACACGTGATGAGATGGATGGACTACATACAG AGCAAGGAAGCTTTGGGTGATTTATTTGGGACAATATCGTTAGAGAAGCCTGGATTTGAACCACCG ttgCATGGAGCAAAAAGTGCTGTGGATTCAAATGCAAAAAAGACCGTGCAAAGCACAAATAATGCAGAAAAGTCAGAAGCGCCCTCAAATTTAAAGTCCGGAGATGCTAAG AAAGGGGATACGGCTCttcaagagaagaagaaatcagTGGAAACAGAAGCTGTTGATAAAGACAAGACAAAGAAGGCTGTGGGAGACAAGGAGGCTGgtcaagaaaagaagaaatcatCTGAAACTGCAGCAGTGGACAAGGACAAAGAACTTAGTGTCAGTTTACTGAATATTCAGGTTGGTCTTATTCGCAAATCATGGAAGCATCCATCTGCTGATAG TTTATTGGTTGAGGAGATAGATGTTGGAGAAGCCAAGTTGCGGCAGGTAGTTAGTGGTTTGGCAAAATATTGTAATCCAGATGACTTGACG AATCGTCGTGTTGCACtgattataaatgttaaaccTGGAAAGCTACGGGATGTGATGTCGGAAGGATTG GTGCTTTGTGCTTCAAATGAAGATCACACCAATGTAGAGCCTTTACTTCCTCCAGAAGGTGCAAAAATTGGAGAGcgcatttcattttctgg GATCGATGGAAAACCAGAAGATGTTCTAAATCCAAAAAAGAAGCAGCTGGAGAAGATTACGCCG AATCTGTTCACGGATGACAAGGGTGTGGCCACCTTCAAGGGTATACCATTCATGACATCTGCAGGGCCGTGCACATCATCCATTCCTAAGGCAAGCATCAAATGA
- the LOC102610311 gene encoding two-component response regulator ARR17 has translation MDACGVASSSSSSSSNPKPPHVLAVDDSIVDRKIVENLLKNSACKVTTAENGMRALEFLGLVDEQEQQNNLNSNGTKVNLVITDYCMPGMTGYELLKKIKESSVMKEVPVVVVSSENIPTRINECLEEGAQMFMLKPLKPSDVKKLTGHLVN, from the exons ATGGATGCTTGTGGTGTtgcttcatcatcatcatcatcatcatcaaatccAAAACCACCCCATGTTTTGGCTGTTGATGATAGTATTGTTGATCGCAAAATTGTAGAAAATTTGCTCAAAAACTCCGCTTGTAAAG TGACAACAGCAGAGAATGGGATGCGGGCACTGGAGTTTCTGGGCTTAGTTGATGaacaagaacaacaaaataacCTGAACAgcaat GGCACAAAGGTGAATTTGGTGATTACAGATTATTGTATGCCAGGAATGACGGGATACGAGCttctaaagaaaattaag GAATCATCAGTTATGAAGGAGGTTCCGGTTGTGGTTGTGTCGTCGGAGAACATTCCAACTCGTATTAACGA GTGCTTAGAGGAAGGGGCTCAAATGTTCATGCTCAAGCCACTCAAACCATCTGATGTCAAGAAACTGACAGGCCATTTGGTCAATTGA
- the LOC102610619 gene encoding uncharacterized protein LOC102610619 isoform X1 — protein sequence MAANGSKNPTRKQLIVSILCKHLSLDHKDFSSNAAEKDIKTLYSDILKSSGKRSNDEVMKWIEFAESFPADSKACFDVLIKLNEELATKSVLLGNGLRTSEADVIVFSAVHSFVVGLANLDQGKMPHVMRWMDYIQSKEALGDLFGTISLEKPGFEPPLHGAKSAVDSNAKKTVQSTNNAEKSEAPSNLKSGDAKKGDTALQEKKKSVETEAVDKDKTKKAVGDKEAGQEKKKSSETAAVDKDKELSVSLLNIQVGLIRKSWKHPSADSLLVEEIDVGEAKLRQVVSGLAKYCNPDDLTNRRVALIINVKPGKLRDVMSEGLVLCASNEDHTNVEPLLPPEGAKIGERISFSGIDGKPEDVLNPKKKQLEKITPNLFTDDKGVATFKGIPFMTSAGPCTSSIPKASIK from the exons ATGGCCGCAAACGGCAGTAAGAATCCCACAAGGAAGCAGCTGATTGTATCAATTCTCTGCAAACACCTCTCTTTAGACCAT AAAGATTTTTCGAGCAATGCTGCAGAGAAGGATATTAAGACATTATACTCTGATATCTTAAAGTCTTCGGGAAAGAGATCCAATGATGAG GTGATGAAGTGGATAGAGTTTGCAGAAAGTTTTCCTGCTGATTCTAAGGCATGCTTTGATGTTCTTATCAAGTTAAATGAAGAGTTGGCTACAAAATCTGTGCTTTTGGGCAATGGATTGAGAACTTCCGAAGCAGATGTTATTGTGTTTTCTGCAGTACATTCTTTTGTG GTAGGCCTTGCAAATTTGGACCAAGGAAAGATGCCACACGTGATGAGATGGATGGACTACATACAG AGCAAGGAAGCTTTGGGTGATTTATTTGGGACAATATCGTTAGAGAAGCCTGGATTTGAACCACCG ttgCATGGAGCAAAAAGTGCTGTGGATTCAAATGCAAAAAAGACCGTGCAAAGCACAAATAATGCAGAAAAGTCAGAAGCGCCCTCAAATTTAAAGTCCGGAGATGCTAAG AAAGGGGATACGGCTCttcaagagaagaagaaatcagTGGAAACAGAAGCTGTTGATAAAGACAAGACAAAGAAGGCTGTGGGAGACAAGGAGGCTGgtcaagaaaagaagaaatcatCTGAAACTGCAGCAGTGGACAAGGACAAAGAACTTAGTGTCAGTTTACTGAATATTCAGGTTGGTCTTATTCGCAAATCATGGAAGCATCCATCTGCTGATAG TTTATTGGTTGAGGAGATAGATGTTGGAGAAGCCAAGTTGCGGCAGGTAGTTAGTGGTTTGGCAAAATATTGTAATCCAGATGACTTGACG AATCGTCGTGTTGCACtgattataaatgttaaaccTGGAAAGCTACGGGATGTGATGTCGGAAGGATTG GTGCTTTGTGCTTCAAATGAAGATCACACCAATGTAGAGCCTTTACTTCCTCCAGAAGGTGCAAAAATTGGAGAGcgcatttcattttctgg GATCGATGGAAAACCAGAAGATGTTCTAAATCCAAAAAAGAAGCAGCTGGAGAAGATTACGCCG AATCTGTTCACGGATGACAAGGGTGTGGCCACCTTCAAGGGTATACCATTCATGACATCTGCAGGGCCGTGCACATCATCCATTCCTAAGGCAAGCATCAAATGA